In Oryza sativa Japonica Group chromosome 1, ASM3414082v1, the genomic stretch ggaagagtaatctggccgagtggtgttGCTGATAGCCCTGGGATGACTCCGTGGAAGGGTGCGTTACTCGGCTTTAACACGGTGCGCGGGATCTGCATGTCGTCCAGGGTTTTGGCGAAGATGATATTGAGtgcgctgccaccatcgatgagagatctgcgaagcttgacgttgcgaaccactgggtctagtaccagggggtaccgccctgGGTGGATCACTCGGTCAGGACGATCCGAgtggtcaaacttgattgttatctccgaccaccgaagatattagGGCGTATCCGGCTGAACTGCAATGATCTCCCTTTCAgtcagcttttgctttcttttagaTTCGTAAGCTAGAGGGCCACcaaagatatggttgagctccttgcggtgatcttgaaaacctgtcggggcatcatcatcatcatccttctttttcgacgtgctttgttctccGTCAGGGGTCTTCCGTGCATTCTTGGCATATTGCTCTGCaaactgcttgtagacgaagcaatttTTAGCTCcgtggttggagttgggatgatgcggacattgggagttcatgatcttgtcaaaagtgttgacgcgcgaacgttgtcgggagGAGTGTGTAGTAGTCGCGACGagttcctcgggcttacgcttgcggtccttgtgattgttacttccacccccTCCCGTAGTCGGCGCatctttctttggcttccaagtaGGACCCGACTGCTTGGATGCGATAATggcgtcttcggctttggcatattcgttggctttttcaaacatctgtTTGACTGTCTTGGAAGcttgcgcccgaacttgccgactagatCTTCGTGGCGAATTCCTTTGGTGAaagcggcgatgatgacgtcgtcggtaatgtcggagatcttgttgcgctGTTCAgagaagcgtcggatgtaatctcaaagggattctccagacttctgaatgacgttgtagagatcaaactgtgtgccggggcgtccaaaggtgccctggaagttggcgataaAGTGGTCACGAAGTTCTGCCCATGATCCAATCGTGCCACAGGGTAATCCATGGAGCTAGGACCAGGCAGAATCAGCTAGGGCCACAGGTAAGTAgtttgccatggccttgctgtctcctcctgctgcacggattgcgagaccgtagacggtaagccaagactccggattagtggtgccgtcatacttctcgattccagtcggcttgaagccggctggccaatccactcgacgcaggtcgttaGTAAAGGCAGCCACTCCATCCACATCGTTGTCATAGCGATCTGGTGAATGGCGGTGACCTCGTGCTGCACGGTGCTGGTTAATCGTATCGCGAAGATCGACAGGACGCTGGCGAGGTGGGGAGCGTGGCCGTTCaactcggcgctccctgtgtCACTCAGGAGGCGAGTGAACAGATCGCTCGTCgtggcccctgctcctgcgattggatcctgtgccggcgatgctgaggcttggctggtgGTAATCATGAGATCGGAGATGGGGAgcccggctgccagtcggcgtgcggaTGCTTCCGGAGTTAACCGGGACCGAagcggcgatcatggtcttggtctggttcaagatgttgacgacgtgatcagcttgattgagtgcgtcttcttcgaggagggtgtcgagaagggtgCTCGCAGCGACAgcgttctgttgaggggtgcgaaaGACCGCTGTCCCCTCGATGTCTTGCTGCCTGATGAGATCTCGTGCTCGTCGCCCTGCGTCCAAGGCTCGTTGTCGTCGGTCCTCGGCCTCCTTTGCAGCCCGTTTGCGTTTTTGTTGCTCTCGCCGCAGCCGTTCTTGCTCTTGTGCTTGGCGCTCCTCTTCCAGTCGGCGTCGCTGGGCTTCCTGCTGTACGTGTCGTGcttctgcttctcgggcttggcgTTGTTCTTTCGTCTCGTTGTCGGCCATGAAGATgccgaagtagagaggggtgtaattGTCTTCAAAGCtctcgtcgaagtcgtcgaggttgCTGTTGTCGTAGCGGTAGCCGAATTCGCCGTACTCCACGATCTCTGTTGGTCGTGAGtcgacgccgggggagctgaaATAGCCTTCCAGTTGATCCGTCGAAATTGTGCCGAGTGGCTGgagtatgacgccgacttcTTTGGAGCTAGGCAggatcggtgttgaagccgacttccgcctaggcctacggggagaAGACGCCCTTGTAGTGAAGACGGCagccaaatcgtcggggagtttcatcaggattggcgggtaggccccatcatcttgatctggtggtGTCGGAGTAGAtgggatctcgtccgagtggtttgaagccgactcaaTCGAGATAAGCTTGGAGTAGATGTTGGCCGAGTCCGGAATACCGAACGGGGCTGAGACCTGTTTCTTTCCCGACTGGTTTggatccgagtcgaggagagagatcttgccgaagttgttggtgatgaagtcgaggctgccgaaccgaaacgcctgcccgggagggaagacgaggtcgtcgatgccggagacggaacccatcgcACTAATCGGCAAAGAACTTGACGCTGCCCCTACCTGgtgcgccaactgtcgaaacaagattttggCAATACTTAAAGGGgttggctatcaagctagaaaagtggatgggtttgaagacaaggagttttatacaggttcaggccttcttattcaagaagtaataccctactcctgtccggggatgattccacCGAGTATATTGTTGATCGTATGATATGGGGGAAAAAAGGTGTCCCGAGAagaacccggacccctccttatataggggaaggggtccgtattacaaaatacagtccatatccctaacgaaATATGtgattatagataaaatacaatcgtaaccgactaagatcccgggtatttccttgataaaCAAGTCTAgaaactaacccgagtcctcataaagatattctatctatatttgataCCGTGTACCCAACTAAACTATAActgccatgtagatatgggatatccataatctccacactgagggaggaggaggcagccaaTGCCGCGTCGCCACCCACACCCAACGCCCTcatctcacctcctcctccacccaccCGCCGTTGCCATCAACCCGGGCGATAGAGATGCCCTCGCCTAGGACCCAAATGTCACCGACCCCTACAGTGGTGGGGAAGAAGGAGTGGAGGCGCTGGCGAGGCTAGAGTTGGCGAGGGCGGGAatgaggtggtggaggaggggcgcgggaggggaggcagcggcagggaagggagagaggaggcgacAACGAGGCTTTCTCACCTCTGCTCTCTCGTCACCTAGTAGCAATAAAGGTAGCAAGCCCCGCCGCTCCCACTGTCATGCGGCCTCAAGCCCCGCCGCCACATGGTTCCCATTGTCCTATACTGCCGCTAAGCTCGCAGCGCTCCGTCTCGCTCGGCGCTGCTACCATCCACCTGAGAGAGGGgtctaaaatttatttttattgttttactcactgacatgtgggtcccatttaGGTATGTTTCAGTTGAGGTGTGCGATTGAATCAAGTGCATGAGTTTAGGGACGAAATGTAGATTTATTCCTTAAATGGGAAAACATGCGTGGACCAAAAATTCCCGCACACTCGAGTGGGAAGGCCGAAATCCTGCTGGTCCACGATGGCCTCACCAATTGTTTAAGTTCAATTTGGGTCCTCAGTGGACATCGAATTCAAATAACATCTTCGAACTATAATACTAGATACAATACGTTATTCAACTTGCAATGCTAGGATACCCGAGATCTCAGGTCATTATTGTACTCGGTTTCAGATGATATGACAAGCTGATTATAGTCAACtcggctgagtcagcatggaCCAACAAGAGTCAGGAGGCGAATTCTTACATATTCACTTCTGCAAGCAGCTAGCTTTACAAATAATCTCAAGCACATCTGAGAATGAGATAATCTAAACAATGGCTACGTTACAAGTAGAATCCAAAAATCTTAATAAGTGTCAAGCTTGACTATCTGTTGAAATCTGCAAAGCTTCTATACTACTCCATCTAGCTGTTGAGAGAGAGAGCCTTCAGGCTCGGGCAATCTTCGACGCACGGCGTGGATGGCATGATGCACCCAGGGCACGACATCACGCCGCTCtcccatggcgcggcggcgaggccggtgaGGTCGTCGCGGCAGATCGGGCAGGTGGTCCCCTTGAACAGCCACCTGGTGATGCACGGCGGGTGGAACGCGTGCCCGCACGGCaggttcgccggcggcgtctTGCACCTCTCGCTGGCCGTCAGGCCGTCCAGGCAGATCCCGCAGGTGTCGCCGGCGCGCGTCTCCAGCCAGACCAGCCCGCGGACGAGCGACACGGGCTCGCTGAACaccagctccaccgccacctTCACGCGCGCGGCGAAGCGGtagtggccgccggcgaggccgtcgTCGTGGTTCCGCCTCACCGCGCGGTGGATccacgcggcggcgtcgtcgtcgggcaTGGGCGTCGCCCAGTTGCTGCGGGAGAGGTCGACGCAGCGGAGCTCCCGCATCCCGGTGAACACGGCCCACGCCATCCGCCGCGTCTCCTCGTAGTCGAGGAagacgtcgccgccggcgccgtccagCACGTGCTTGCGCTCCGTCTCCAGCGTGAACTTGATGCCGTCGTGGCGCACgggctcgcctccgccgccgagccgccgcgacCAGCACCGCACCTTGACGTCGCAGACGAAGCGCACGTACGAGGGGCCCTCCTCCAGCGGCGCCGTCCCGTGGTGGCCCTCcagctgcttgctgctgctccgTAAGCGTATTATCGTTTccatcgccatggccgccggccgccggctgaTCTCGTTCGATCAGCAGCTAAGCTTTCTTCCCGCGCGCTGGACGGCTAGCTAGCAACCTGCTCGATGCGAGAGATGAAGAGCACGTTCGGCTAGCTAGCTCATGCATCGCCCTCCTAATATAGGCAGTAGTATTAATTACTGTAATTAGTTTGCTGTCTGAGTCTGATTATCGGACTCGGATGTGCAATCCGACTCGGATGAATCGGGACGAAATTAATCAGAGTCGGAAATCCGTTAGTTAGTCCTCAAATCTCAATCGAAGTTGTCGAGGCAGTCGATCGAGCTCGATCAGGGAAGATAACCTGAAAGTAGCTAGTGGGTTATGGTTTACCTTTCCACGTTGAAAATGAAAATCGCTTCTCACTGTTTATCAAAAACCaataaaaactactccctcaattccaaaatatagcaatttttaaGTAGATGGAACACATCTTAATActatactatgaatctggactagATGTAGGTAGTAATGATTTTGGAACAAAGCTATACAGATAAACCAATAACCAACGGATTCATGAAAACCGAGCGCTTTTGAAAACCCTATTCGGAACTAATTAAGTCCTCTCCAAACAAAACAAAGAAGTTCAATGGGACATTAGGAGAAAACTATTCTAAACTCTCGAGGGCATATGTCACTTaaatagttatgatttttttttaaaaaaatttaagaaaatatattaatatgcgATATATCTCTCCTCAAACATTCAACTTAAAATTCATATCTACATATTACAACGAAATACCAAATTAAATTGTAattagttaacgtatattcacgGTTAAAATcgttttttttcatcattacCATGGGTAGTAGTTGCAGACGAAAAGGTTAGGGAACGTGGTACTGTTGTTTCACTTCGTTATTAATTTCTTAATATCAATCAACTGAAGAAATAGATGGGGacgaggaaaaaggaaaatgtcGATGCCACGAAAGAAGTGCTCACTCGCTGAAACCTTGGCACCATAATTTTTGCTTGatccattaaaaaaaacccATGTTTTAAAAATGAATCCTCGATAAAAGTTATCCCAAAAATTAATAAATTGATCTGCACTATATTACCCATTAGCGCCAACAGATAAGGATACCTAGCTACTATTATcagtatatataattttagtgtCATTATGATAAAGGATGTGAACCCATCCCCATTATATAATGTGTTGGCATTGTCCCTCTCACTCCAATGGCTGACCACTGTGGTGATTGAGATCGCGATGAGCCGATGAGGGTTATTGGTACTGAATGTACATGATACTGCACGGACAACTATGTACGTTAACATTGGCcatactagaaatataatttttttagaaatagagAACGTAGACGCTCACAACGCGTGCACACTTATCCCTATGAACGCACAAATGCACACCCTATTTCTATGGGCATCTCTGAAAGACTGTGCcagcatatcttgagattgatgaagtcactATAGGTACAccgtctaccactgaaagaataattaacgATAAATACGAGTACCCGtgtcaaatctaggatttgaaTCTAGATGGGCTAGTTCTACCACAAAGAACCTAACCTGTTGAAGTACGCTCAATTCGctagaaatatatattttactaTAGGGTGGGTACGTGGACCCGATATTGGTTAATTACTTTACAAGATATATCGAGTTTAATCATATCGATTCATctatcactactacagaaactcTAAAGGGTGCCGGTTGAAAAACCCCCTTGGGTACCGGCAGCCGGGAGGCGACACTGATTTCCCCAGGTCAAATGTGACGGCTCGAAAATCCGCACCTTTGAGGCGCCCATgagcaaaaaaaaatcggcTCAATTCATCGAGCCGATGCATTGAGCCGTCAAGCCGATCCAATCTAAAACCCAAATCCTAAAATTTCATCAagaacaacacatcaacatcaAGAACACATTCATCAAGAACACAGTCACACACATTCATCAAGAATCAAACACATTCATCAAGAACACACATTATCGAGGAGGAGGCTGCCTTCATCACCACCGCCACTGCcggatggagaggagggcgccgccagcaccgctgctgctgccgaggatgccgccgtcgccacctcccgccgccgggccATTGTCGCCACCTCCCCCGCCAGAACTGGCGAAGGGGAGGGCACCGCCGCCGGGCTGTCGGACCAACGCCgtgcgcctcccctcccgctgccGACCCACCGACGCCGCATCCACTTCTGCCGCtgacccgccgccaccgcctcccctcccgccagatctagcagaggggagggcgccgctcgccactgccgcctctcctcccgccgccgctgccatcgcctcccgccgccgcagccgtcgcctccctcgaaagcgccaagagagagagagagagagaaaggagagggtgagagagagagagtggtcaCGGGTGAGAGGATAAGGTTGCCCCCTCACTCGGCGAGTGGATAAGGCTGTATGTCGGCTCGGCTTGTTTGATAGGGTGtcggttttctaaaaaaaaccagcacctttagggcccctttgaataacaggaatgaaaaaacggaagaataggaaaaacataggtgccggttttagcacTACCTGCACATATAGTGACGAGACCTATTtaatgttttgtagtagtgtgtaATAGTAATCATCATATTGTCAATTAATTAACCATTTCAATTTTCTGGCACGTATAGTGGCGAGACCTATTtaatattttgtagtagtgtgtaATAGTAATCATCATATTGTCAATTAATTAACCATTTCAATTTTTCATCAATCCTCAAACCGAAGAGATAAATGTCCAACCTAGTTGGGCCAACTGTGATATTCTAGGGGCACCATATTGCTGGTAGCATGACGGCGCGAGGACGAGGCGGGAGAAGTCTCGTCGGCACATCGGGCACGTCCTCCCCTCCAGCAGCCACCCGGCGATGCACTGCCCGTGGAACGCGTGGCCGCACGGCAGCCTCACCGGCGTCGTCAGGCCGTCGGCGTCGAGGTCGTCCAGGCAGATCCCGCACGGcttcccggcgccgccgccggccgccacgacgtcggcgacgagcgCCTTGGGCTCGCTGAACAcgagctccacctccacctcgacGAACACGACGACGCGGTAGTGGCCGACGCGCTTGCCACGGCCGAGGTAGCTCGCCCGCGCGAGGCCGTGGATccaagcggcgacggcggcgtcgggccTGGGCGTCTCCCAGTTGCCGTCGGAGAGGTCGTAGCGGTCGAGCCCCGGGagggcggcgaccatggcggccCACACcacccgccgcgccgcgtcgcggtAGAGGAAGACGAAGGGGTCGTCCACCGGGCGCACGTCGCTCTGCATCGTCATGGTGAACTGgcggatgccgccgccgccgtggggcgCCGCGGGCTGCAGGGgcacggcgacgccgccgccgccgagccgccgcgtgGAGTATTTGACGGTGAGGGCGCAGAGGAAGCGCACGTACGAGGGCCCCACTTCCAGCGGGGCCTTCCCGACGTGGCACTCGTCCAGCTTGTTCTGGATTCCCATCAAACGGATCCTTGTCTCCATCGCCATGGCTGCCAGAAGACGAGGAAACcaatacgtacgtacgtacgcgccACAGCGGGAGATAGCACGTACATATATCGGTGGTGTACTAAGGTTGTTCGTAATTAGAGCGGATTCGGATCGGAAAAAATAATCAGAATCGTCGTTGTACAACATTATTATTGATAAACCTTGACGGAAACAAGAAGTGCAAGTTGAGAAAAAgtttttcaactcaaattcaaattcgagCAAACTTTTGATCTACTGACAACTTCAAAGTTGAtttcaatcattttttttagcaaacatGACGAGGACATTACTTCGTCGGAAACGCACATAACTTCACACGTTACAATGATAATTTCAAGTCAAAGTCTAGTTCGGCCCCCGGAGAAAACACTGACTTCAAATGGATCTAGCGCTttcatgccaactccgatttaggtgatcttggacttcatggaaagcttatctcgcTACCTTTTAAACGCATCTGGTCTCATATTTATATCATTCCAAATCAATGGGAATTGTCAAAACAAGGCAGTGCTGTTGCTGAAACCGAATTTGGGCCTTaggccttgtaatagactaggcccatatcggaagtgtctccctccacctccacgaattaaCACTTAACCCTAGATCTAATTTCCTCTATAATGACTACGTACACTCTCTAGAACAATTGggctttgtttagttgaattttgccgagtgccattcaccttgtctctagtcctcgctcgattagtcggcCAATATAGATTCAGAGCCTAgtagttggtgtgttgatttgccgggtcgattagatctaccacttcaatcgcaactattcctctgtgcttaattacctattcgcaatatttagattgcatcatATCTTGTttttgcagtgttctctcgtttgtattgcagggatcatcaaccacgcgtcacggttggtacgacatcgtttATGATTTGGCGATTGCACGACGTCatggacttgttctggttggtagccacgtcgcaaacgccgcactcgatcaaagcgatAGTTATCCCCTTACTAGAAGATCGGGCCAtgagagagagcgtcatcagACGAACAAGAGTTGTGCATCGTTAATTCGTTATATATATTAAtcaaactaggaaggtagcccgcacaTTCGCGCGAGCATGTATCTTATATTGTGTTTGAGAAACTAATAAGGaattaatatgaaatggatAACACTTGCCACGCTTCAGAAGTACTACTCCACAAATTTTCTTCATCAAAGTTGCTTGATAATTTTTCCAAGCTATTTGTTAACTTCAAACTATATAATATTGAATTCATTCCTAGAAGAAATTATTTGTAATATTTTTCGTTATGTACAAAGAAGTTAACTTAGTATAACTGTAaattcaaaataagtttttttagtgTTGATTCcctattatatatatgtgtaataaatagtgtttttttgttaaaaaaaacctagtcaAGATGAGtcctaaaatttgaatttaagattaacaaatataacttttaaacCAACTATACACTACTATCTTAATGTAGCTTATATattgtcacacccagaaattcacggaccagaatttctaagctgaatgtgcattaaacccctgtccaggaccagccagggtacacaaacgacaattgttgacatacagatccacgtcttacaaaaatataaaagattacaaatgcagcggaaaaagataaaagcgagctaagcctgaagacttgactcctgcagcgggcgactccattccacaggcatccttgacggcagcgacgaaaccaacctcttcgagacatcttcaactgagaaggacttcaactctggtgtgggggaaaagagagcaagactgagtactacccactgtactcagcaagtcataccggaagaggaggtatgatgcaagatatatccaagggaggctaaaggttcttttgcataaagccggtatttcaaagcagtagttgaaagcagtaaaacagttgtagtaattaatccatattaaccaatcactgtccaacgttacaccacgttgcaacaggcccaaaccaccacctgaactaatcagttccaaaagctaactagggtgaaactaatcacggtgaatctggtcgaccgcccataaccgcgggcacggctattcgaatagttttactctgatcagaggtgtacaactgtacccacaagacacagccccacgacacgttcccgtgcgccgacatgccaccacgacataccggaaagaggccgtgacaggacccttcgcataaccccctctaaccgatcgcaccacaccttagggttcgcccccgtccccagcaggcaacgggcatcccccctttcgtgccgcggtgaatccggaagccgatcaaccggacaccccggccgacccaactccatcacgcccaccctcgcctgggtacgtcggctagagaaaagctacactacaagcccagccgttgcccacgctggcttgtggtaagtacgataaattcttccagggcatcccgcgaaccggtccttaaatgccatgggtgcgactagcaagaccatgcacccacagcccaccatgacgtgtattttaattaaccaacaccattacgGTGGCACTAAAACAAAGCTATAccaataatcaagtctatgctttaatgtgatccccctttgtgcactagttgaactaagcatggctaagcatctcctaaaccaacatctagtcgtTTTAATACCCACGTTATCAacggcataaggtaaacaatatatggctgaataataggacccatcccaaatcatattgtaaaacaatgcaatatttaatagaaatgcgagatatttgtaaattgggtacaatatgatcaattgtattgcatgacttgccttgctctcgcactgatggaaccacagcaacgtcttcgagaaaccgcgaatcgacgaaacggccgaaatctacgcgacgaACAAAGCAcgcaagcaaaacatgctataagactactgaaacagagaacaaagccatttttaatggattctacacatttttatgaatttactgagacttgaatggacttaatcgaagctcggatgaattagttatgatttttagaagattctctgtgtttttactattaaagaaaagccttaatcaatttattgcgcaatattgccccagggctgacgtcagcaaggggtggggcggcgccgacatgcgggccccactggacAGAGGcacaggagagagggagagggggcggctggcaggcgggacccaccgggCAGCGTCACAAGGGGGGGGAAGCGGCGAGGCGCCCGGTCGGtccggctcggcttcaagccggccagccggttatggcgagggcggcggcggcaagcggccaccgacggcggcggccggcgatgcaGGCGACGGCGCTTCACGGCGAAGCGcatgcggggagcggcggcgcgcgcgagaggaagagaaggggagggagttctcaccggggttcggccggcgcgggaggataCGACGGCaaacggcgacggtgagcgacCGGAGGGCGACGGTGAACGGCGGCCGAGCTCCGGGACACCCTAAGAGAGGAAGTGAGAGAGGTTAG encodes the following:
- the LOC136355008 gene encoding uncharacterized protein translates to MLYNDDSDYFFRSESALITNNLSTPPIYVRAISRCGAYVRTYWFPRLLAAMAMETRIRLMGIQNKLDECHVGKAPLEVGPSYVRFLCALTVKYSTRRLGGGGVAVPLQPAAPHGGGGIRQFTMTMQSDVRPVDDPFVFLYRDAARRVVWAAMVAALPGLDRYDLSDGNWETPRPDAAVAAWIHGLARASYLGRGKRVGHYRVVVFVEVEVELVFSEPKALVADVVAAGGGAGKPCGICLDDLDADGLTTPVRLPCGHAFHGQCIAGWLLEGRTCPMCRRDFSRLVLAPSCYQQYGAPRISQLAQLGWTFISSV
- the LOC136354955 gene encoding uncharacterized protein, with translation MAMETIIRLRSSSKQLEGHHGTAPLEEGPSYVRFVCDVKVRCWSRRLGGGGEPVRHDGIKFTLETERKHVLDGAGGDVFLDYEETRRMAWAVFTGMRELRCVDLSRSNWATPMPDDDAAAWIHRAVRRNHDDGLAGGHYRFAARVKVAVELVFSEPVSLVRGLVWLETRAGDTCGICLDGLTASERCKTPPANLPCGHAFHPPCITRWLFKGTTCPICRDDLTGLAAAPWESGVMSCPGCIMPSTPCVEDCPSLKALSLNS